The DNA region AAGCTGGAGCGCGGCGAGCGCGACGTGCTCGTGACGCTCGCCGACGAGTCGCGCCTGGTGGCCGAGAAGGTGCTGGTCGCGGCCGGCCGCATCGGCAACGTCGAGGCGCTCGGCCTCGCCAACGCCGGGCTGAAGGCCACCGACAAGGGCCTGCTCGAGGTGAACTCGCACTACCAGACGGCGGTGCCGCACGTGTACGCGGCCGGCGACCTGGTCGGCTTCCCCGGCCTCGCCTCCAGCTCGATGGAGCAGGGGCGCGTGGCGATGAACCACGCGTGCGGCGGCAACCGCAAGCAGAAGCTCCCCGAGCTGCTGCCGGTGGGCATCTACACCATCCCGGAGATCTCCTCGGTCGGCGAGAGCGAGGAGGCGCTCAAGGCGAAGGGGCGCGACTACGTCATCGGGCGCGCCAGCCTGGTGGAGAACGCCCGCGCGAACCTGGTGGGCGAGGCGGTGGGCTTCCTGAAGGTGCTCGCCGATCCGGCCAACGGCGCGATCCTGGGCGTGCACTGCATCGGCCCGCACGCGTCGGACACGGTGCACCTCGGCCAGGCGGTGATGGCGCTCGGCGGCGACCTCCGCTACTTCGCGGAGACGGTGTTCAACTACCCGACGCTGCAGGAGGCGTACAAGTACGCCGCCTTCGACGCGCTCGAGCGCATCCGCGACCGCGGCGGGAACGTCACGCCGATCGACCGCGCCGCCGCGAAGTAGCGCGCTTCTTCCCCGCTCGTCCGCCGCCGGCCTTCCGTTTCCCCGCTCGTCCCGAGCGTAGGGCCACCGTGCGGCGGCCCGGAGTCGAGGGACGCGACCGCTTCGGCGCGGGCTCGTCCAGCTCCGGGTAGTGCCGGAAGATCCCGCTCTCGTTGAACGGGATGCGCCGGTCGGACGCCAGGTACGCGGCGATGCCGGGGCGCGCCGCGACCGCGTCGTGCAGCGCGACCAGCCGCGGGAAGCGCCGCTCGATGCGGCGCATGGCGCGCGGGAACGCGTAGCGGAGCCCGTCGATCACCTGGAACGTCGAGAGGTCCGGGTAGCTGCAGCGATCGCCCACCAGCCAGTGGCCGCCGCCGGCGGGGTTCGAGTCGAGCGCGCGATCGAGGTAGCGCAGGAACAGCGGGATCCGCTCGCGCCGGAACGCCTCGGCGGCGCGCGCCGCCTCGCGCTGCTGGTCCTCGTAGTAGAGCGAGGTCGCCACCGGGTGGTGGACCGCGTGCACCTCGGCGACCAGGTCCGCGATGGTGAGCTGGAGCTGGTGCGCGCGCAGCCGGCTCGCCTCGTCCGGCGGGACGACGCCGATCCGCGGCGCGAGCCACTGCAGGATGGCCGCCGTCTGCGCCACCACCACCTCCCCGTGGCGGAGCGCGGGCGGGCCGAGCGGGGTGAGCCAGGGTCCGGGCTCCTCGAGGAGCCGCATCACCGCCGCCGCCCCGCCGCCCTCGGAATCCGGCAGGCGGGCCAGGTCCGCGTACCGGACGCCCGCGTCCTCGAACGCGAGCCGGACGAACTCTCCGCGGCCCTGCAGGCCCGGCCAGTAGACGAGCTCGTATGCGGGTTCGGCGGGTTCGGTGGCCATGCCCGCAGGCATGGCGCGGTCGGGGGCCCGGGGCAACGGCTCGTCGGGGCCGGCAAAAAAGCGCGCGGGGCGGCGTGGTGCCCGCCCCGCGTTCCCCCGTCCCCCCCGCTGCGTCCCTCCCCGCCCCAGACCACCGCGCGCGCCGCGATCCCCCCGGCGCGGCGCGCGCGTCACTGCATGTGCTTCGGCTCCAGCTGCTCGAGCGGCACCGCGAGCGACTTGCCGTTGGGCAGGAGGTTCAAGGGAACCGCGGCGCCGGCGGAGGCGAGCTTGAACCGCTCGCAGCGTGCGTAGTCGCCCTCGCAGTAGTAGCCCTGCCACACGCGCAGGGACGACTTCATCGCGAACTGGGCGAACAGCGGGCACGCGGCGATGCGGGAGCAGCTGGCCATCCGGTCCCTCCGGCGCCCGTCCACGGCGCCATCCGTCGAGCGTGGGGATTGTAGCCCCTCACTCACCCGAAGGGTCCCCCGGACCGTGCGGCGAATGGTCGCCCGGCGCGGCGCCCGCGACGGAACGCCCACACGGTCAGCGAAGGCCGCGTCTTCTCGCGGTGATTGGCGCGTCAGCCGAGGCGCGCGCGCGCCTGCGCCAGCGCCGCGTGCACCTGCTCGAGCGCGCGCTTCGCGGAGGCGAGCTCGTCGCGCTCGGCGCGGAGCCGGTCCAGCTCCGCCGCGAGCTGATCGCGCTCGCGGGCCAGCTCGCCCACCGCGGTGCGCAGCCGGGCGCCGTCGGCGGCGCCGGCGCGGAGCTCCTCGGAGAGGCGCTCCACCTCCTGCTCGCGCTCGGCGCGCACGCGCGCCTCCTCGTCGGCGCGGCGGGTGACGTCGTCGAGCAGGCGGGCGCGCTCCTCGTCGAGCGCGGAGAGCGCCTGCGCGCGCCGCACCGACTCGTCGCGCTCCTGCTCGAGCGCGTCCATCTCGCCGAGCAGGTCGGAGAGCACGCCGCGCTTGTCCTCCAGCTCCTTCTCGGCGACGGCGAGCCGCTCGGTCGCCCCGCGCGCCTCGCCGGCGGCGCGGGCCAGCTCCTGCCGCGCCTCGTCCAGGTCGGCGCGGAGCGCCTCCTCGCGCTCGCGCGCGCGCACCAGCTCGACCTCGAGGTCCTTCACCAGGCCGAGCACGCTCTCGGCGGCGCGGGCGGGATCCGCCGGCGCGGGCTCGAGCCGGGGCGCGGGCTTCGCCGCCTCGGCCACCCGGCGCTTGATCTTCTGCAGCCGCTCGCGGCGCTCCTGCACGTCGCCCTGCGCCCGGGCCGGCGCCTCGGCCGCGACCGGCGCGGCGGCGGGGGCGGCGGCGCGCGCGACCGGCGCGGGCGCGGCGACCGGGGCCGGCGCGGGCGGCTCGGCCGCGGTCACCTGCGCGGCGGCCTCGGCGGCGGCGTGGATCGCGACCCTGCCGCGCGCGGCGGAGACGGTGGCGGCGGCGCGGGGCTCGGGCGCGGCGGACGCCGCGATGGCCTCGGGCGCGGCCGGCTCGGCGGCGGCGGGGATGGCGGCCTCGGCGACGGCGACCGCCTCGGGCGCGGCGGCGACCTCGGCCTCCGGCTCGGGGGCGGGCGCGGCGGGGAGGCCGGCGGCGCGGAGCCGCGGCTTCAGCTTGGGAACGTTCGCGTCGAAGGCCTTGCGCATGTCGGTCACGCTCCCGCGACGCCGGCGGCCGCCGCGGCGGCCCGGACGCGCCCGAGGATCTCCTGCTGCACCGCCTCGAGGTCGGTCGCGCCCTTCGAGTCGGCGTCGAAGCCGAAGATGGGGCAGCCCTCGCTCGACGCCTGCGCGAACTTCGTGCACTGGCGGACCACCGTGTCGAGCAGGTAGTCGGCGTAGTGCTCGCGCAGCGCGCCCAGCGCCTCGCGGGCGATCTTGAACGTCTGGTTGAACGCGTTCACCACGATGAAGATGTTCTCGAGCTGGTGCGACAGGTCCTGCTCGAGCCCCTGGATCGTCTCGAACAGCAGCCGCAGGCCGTCGTAGGACAGGAAGTCCGCCAGCACCGGGATGACGAGGTCGGTGGCGGCCATGAGCGCGTTCAGGTTCAGCAGCCCGAACGACGGCGGCGCGTCGAGCACGATGAAGTCGTAGCGCGCCACCGCGCCCTGCAGCGCGTTCCGCAGCCGGAACTCGCGCCCGGCGAGCGGCATGAGCGCGAGGTCGATGGTGCTCATGGCGAGGTTCGCCGGGACCAGCGACAGGTTCGGCATGCCGGTCGGGACGGTGACCTCTTCGATGGGCACCTTCCGGATCAGCACCTCGTGCAGCGTGCGCGTGAAGCTCGAGCCCTCCTGGCCCAGGCACTTGGTGGCGTGGCCCTGGCTGTCGAGGTCGATCATCAGCACGCGGTAGCCGCGCTCGGCCAGGCGGTACGCGTACGAGGTCGAGAGGCTGGTCTTGCCGGTGCCGCCCTTGAAGTTGAGGAACAGCTGGATGCGGTGCGGGAACGGCTCGGGCGTGCGCTTCAGCTTCTCTCGCAGGACCGGGAGGTCCGCCATGCCGAAGCCGTCCTTGCGGCCCAGCGCCGACACCACCTGCTTCTCGGTGGCGCCGACGATCTGGGCGAGGCGCTTCGAGGTGTACCGGACGTTCTCCATCGTGTCCTCTATGCCATGAACCAGCGCGCCCCGCGCTGGACGAGGGCGCCGCGGGCCGCCAGGGCGGCGAGCGCGGCGTCGACGCGCGGCTGCGGCGCGCCGAGCACGGCGGAAAGATCCGCGGCGGTGCAGCCGCGGAGCGCGATGCGGACCTCGCCCACGATCCCGGCGTCGAGGCCGGGATCGGCGGGGGCGGCCTCCCTGACGGCGACCGCCACCGCGGTGCGCGGCGAGCCCTGGACGGCCGCTCGCCGCGAGCTCGTCGAGGGGCGGGCGGGGGCCTGCGCGGGGCGAGCGGGGGCGAGCGCGTCCGCCCCGGCCATCACCGCGTCGCGCAGCGCCGCCCCGTCCATCGCGGCGAGCCGCTCGGCGATGCGGCGCGAGGCGGCCCGGCGCGCGGGCGCGGAGCCGTCCGACGAGATGCGCTCGCCGGCCACGCGCGACAGCGCCGACGCGGCCGCGCGGCGCACGCTCTCGTCCGGGTGCTCGAGCGCGCGCGCCAGCGCGCCCTGCGCGCGGGCGGTGGGCCGGCCGGACAGCGCCGCCGCGGCCGCGCGGGCCACGCCGCGGTCGGGATCGCCGAGCGCGACCGACAGCGCCGCCTCGGCGCGCTCGCCCGGCGCGTAGCCGAGCAGGAGCGCCGCGCGGCGCCGCACGATGGGGCTCGGATCCGAGAGCGCGTCGGCGAGCCGCGGCTCCGCGTCGCCGGACGCCACCGCGTTCAGCGCCTCCAGCGCGGCCACCCGCACGGCCGGGCGCGCGTCCTCGAGCGCCCGCTCCGCCAGCGGCGCCGCGAACGGCTCCTTGAACCGGGCCAGCGCCCCGAGCAGCGCCGCCTTCACCTCGCCGTCCTCCTCGCGCCCGAGCGCGGCGGCGAGCAGCGGCGCGGCGGCCTTCGAGCCGAGCGCCTCCAGCGTGCGGACGGCGCGCTGGCGGGTGCGCGCATCCGGGGCGCGCAGGTCGTCCATGGACCGCTCGTAGAGCACGCGGTCGGCGCGCGTCGCGAGCAGCTCCTTCATCCGGTCGGTGTCGCGCCCGGAGAGCCCCACCCGCCCCTCGGCCTCGAACCGCCCGGCGAGCTGCGACACCCCCTCGGCGGCCTCGCGCGCCTTCGGCACGTGCACGGCGCCGCCCGCGTCCACCCGGACGCCGCCGGCCTCGGCCGCGGCCTTCCACGCCCGCAGCGCCTCGATCTCGGCGCGCAGCTCCGCGATGAAGCCGGCCAGGTCGGCCCCGCCCTCCTCCGGCCCGGGCGCGCCGTCGGCGCCGGTCGCGCCGCCGATGCGGGCCCGCTCCACCAGCCCGGACAGGAGCCGCTCCCGCTCGCCCTCCAGCAGCCGCACCCGCTCGACGAGGTCGTCGGCCTGCGCCTGGGCGTCGGCCCGCGCGCCGCGCTCGGCCGCGGCAGCCTGCTCCAGCTCGACCTCGCGCCGGTGCGCCCTGGCCGCGTCGGCGCGCGCGCGCTCGGCGGTGGTGCGCGCCGCCGCGAGCTCGGATTCGAGCTGGGAGACGCGGCACTCGAAGAAGACGATCTTCTCGAGCGCGCTCCTGAGGAGCCCCTCCGGATCGATCGCCGCCGCCACTCCGTTGACCTTCGCCCCGTCCGCCATTCACCCGCCCTCGGGTCAACGCGCCGCCCGCCGCCGCGCGCCCGCCAGATCCCGCCTGATCCCGGGATCTTGCGTCGATATCGCAGCATACGGGTTCGGGATCCCGATGGCAAACAACTTGACGCCCGGCCCGGACCGGTGATCCCGGCCCGGACCGGGCGTCCTGGCCCGGCGCTCACGCGCTCAGGCGCGTTCACCCGGCGTGACGTCCTCCAGCCCGTGCGCCCCCGCCCCGCGCTCGGACCGCCAGAGCAGGAACGAGAACACGAACCCCGCGCTGGAGAGGACCGCCAGCATCAGCACCACCGGCACCCAGCCGCCCGGCGCCGCGGCGCTGGCGTGCCCCGCGTCCTTCACCTTGCCCATGCCCCAGCTCATGGCCGCCCAGCCCACCTGCTGGCAGAACGTCATGAGCGCGTAGGCCGAGCCGAGCCGGCCCGCCGGCACGAGGTAGGTGACCGCCGGCCAGAGCACCGCCGGGACCAGCGCGAAGGCGAGCCCCATCATCGCCATCGCGAGCACCAGCTCGAGCGGCGTGCCGGCGGCGAGCACCGTCCCGAGCAGCGGCAGGCGCACCTCCGGGAGCACGACGCCGGTGTGCCACCAGAGCATGAGCAGGAACGGCGGCACGAGCAGCGCCGAGCCGGCCGCCATCATCAGGGCGCGCTTGCCGAACTTGTCCGCCAGGAGCCCGAACAGCGGCATGCCGATCATCGAGAGCAAGGGGAGCACGCTCTTCAGGCTGCCGGCCGCCTCGTTGGAGAGGCCGCGGTAGTCGATGAAGAACAGGTTCGCGAAGGTGCGGAACGGGAAGATGGTCGCGTAGAACGCGACGCAGAGCCCGACCACCCACCAGTAGGCGCGGTCGAACCGGACCAGGTCGCCGAGCACGAGCTTGTCGGTCGCGACCGTGCCCTTCACGCCGTAGCGCCGCGCCGCGTTCGCCTCCAGGCCGGCGTAGATCACCGCGAACACGAACCAGGCCACGCCCAGCACGCCGGCGAGCAAGAGCGGCGCCTGCCAGCCGCGCTCGAACAGGCCGCGGGCGAAGTTCGGCGACTGGTCGGCGGCGAGCGAGCCGAAGCGCGCGATGAGGAGCTGGACGGCGAGCGCGAAGGAGATCTCCTTGCCCTTGAACCAGCGCCCGACGACCGTGGTCGCGGCCACGATGAACAGCTCCGAGCCGACGCCGAGCACGAAGCGCCCGGCCGCCATCCCCAGCGCCGGGGTGCCCGGCGTGAGCGCCGGGCCGAACGCGATGAGCAGCGTGCCGGCCGCGCCGATGGCGCCGAACAGCACCGACGAGCGCGCGGTGCCGAGCCGGTCGATGAGCACGCCGCCGGCGAGGAGCGTGAGCAGCGCCGCGACGTTGTAGGCGGTGTCGAGCAGGCCCACCTGCTCGCCGGTGAACCCGAACGCCTTCTCGAGCAGCGGGGTGACCGGGTAGAGCGCGTCGAAGACGTAGTAGTTGCCGAACATCGCCACGCTGCAGGCGAGCAGCACCAGCCATCGGTAGCCGGCCGGCTGCGGGCGCGGCGAGGGGGCGGCCTCGGTCATGGCCGCGCACATTACCCGAGAGCGCCGCGGAGGTGCGGGCCGAGATCAGGGCTGCGGGGGCGGGCCCGCCGGGAAGGACTCCCCGCGGCTCCGCACGTAGTCCCGCTCGTCCTCGGCCGGCAGCGGAGACGGCTCGGGGACGCCCGGCCGCGGCGCGGCGGAGGCGGCGCGCCCGGCGGCCAGCTCCGCGAACAGGTCCCGCGCCTCGGACGGCGTGGCGGCGGCGGGGAAGGCGCGCGGGGTGGGGACGCGCCAGATGTCCGGGATCTCTCCGTGCGCGAGCTGCAGGAGCGCCGCCTCGCTGCGGGCCACCACCAGCGCGCCGTCGCGCTCGCCGCGCACCTCGTCGTAGCGCAGCACCTGCTCCTGCCGGAACAGGATGGGGAACCCCTTCACCACGCGGAAACCCCAGTCGTAGAGCGCGTCCACGCGACCCAGCGGCCGGCCGTCGAGATCGCGGACCGCCTGGCCGAGCCGCACGCCGTTGCGTTCGTCGGTCATGGCGCCGGAACGGTAACCCCTGGCACCCCCGCCCGGCACGGCCGGGGCGGGGCGGGACTCGCCCGGGGGCCGCACGCCCGCCCAGCCGCCGTTTCGGGCCGAGGGACGCCGGCCCGGGGGCCCGGCGCTAGCCGCCCCGCTTCACCCGCGCCGCGCGCACCTTCACGACGCGCCGCGGATCGGCCTCGGCCACGGTGAACACCCAGCCCTTCCAGAAGAAGCGGTCGCCGCGCGCCGGGATCGCGCCCGCCAGCGAGGAGACGAAGCCGGCCATGGTCTCGAAGCCCTCGTCCTCGGGGACGGCGGCCTGCGCGGCGCGGTTGAACTCCGCCACCGGCGCGGCGCCCTGCACGGTGAAGCTGCCGTCGGCGTGCTGCTCCACCTCGCGGCCCTCGTCGTCCTCCTCGAACTCGTCCTGGATGTCGCCGACGATCTGCTCGAGCACGTCCTCGATGGTGCAGATGCCCATCACGCCGCCGAACTCGTCCACCACGAACGCCATGTGCAGGTGGCGGCGCTGCATCTCGCGCAGGAGCTGCTCGACCGGCTTCGACCAGGGCACGAAGTGCGCCGGGCGCAGGATGTCCGCGAGCACGATGAGCTCGGGGTGCGCGAGCAGCGGGACGAGGTCGCGCGCGTGGAGCACGCCGGCGATCTGGTCGAGGCTCTCGCGGTACACCGGCATCCGCGAGTGGCCCTCCTCCGAGAGCGTGCGGATGATCTCCGGCACCGGCGTGCCGATCTCCACCGCCACCACGTCGGTGCGCGGGACCATCACGTCGCGCGCGACCTTCTCGCGGAACTCGAAGACGTTGTGGATGAGCTCGCGGGTCCCCTCCGAGCCGGCGCCGGCGCGCCCGGCGTACTCCGCGAGCGCGCGCTCCATCTCGTCGAGCGGCGGCGGCGGGAGCGAGAAGCGCGCGCGGCGGCCGGCGACCCACGCCACCAGGCGGGCGAGCGGCCGGAGCAGCTCGCTCAGGCCGCGGAACGGGAGCGCCAGCGCCAGCGCCACCCCCTCGCCGTGCGCCGCGCCGAGGCCGCGAGCGGCGGCGGAGAGCGGCAGCGAGAGCAGGCCGGCGACGAGCGCGGTCGCGAGCCGCGCCGGCCAGGGCGGCAGCCCGGGGACGAGCGCGGGGCCGCCGGCGCCGGCCAGCACGCCCGCGAGCAGCGTGCCGAGCGTGGCGGCGGCGCGGAGCGTGAACGCGGTGGCCTCCGGGCTGCCGGCCAGCGCGCCGAGCGCCCGGGCGCGCGCGCCCGCGTCGGGCGGCTGCGCGAGCGCCTGCGCCCGCGGCACGCCGACCGCCACCAGCGCGGCCTCCAGCGCGGCCGCCACGGCCCGCAGCGCCAGCAGCGCCGCGATCCCCGCGACGAGCCACAGGATCCCCGCTGCCGAAGGTCCCTCCATCGCCCCGTACCCTAGCAAAACCCGGGTGAGGCGCACGGGGCGGATTCTGCTATAAACCCGCGCATGGCGAAGAAGGCGCGCGTGTACGTCACGCTCAAGCGCGGGGTGCTGGACCCGCAGGGGTCGGCGGTGAACCGCGCCCTGCACGCGATGGGCTACGGCGAGGTCTCGGACGTCCGGCTCGGCAAGTTCATCGAGGTCGCCCTCGACGAGCAGCTGCCCGAGGCCGAGGCGCGGAGGCGGCTCGAGGAGATGTGCCGCAAGCTGCTCGCCAACACCGTCATCGAGGACTTCCGGATCGAGCTCTAGCTCGGACGGCACCGCACCATGCGCGTCGGCATCCTCACCTTCCCCGGCTCCAACTGCGACCACGACTGCTACCACGTGGTGAAGCACGTCATGGGCGCCGAGGCCCAGTACGTCTGGCACAAGGACCGCCTGCCCGAGCAGCTCGACGCGGTGGTGGTCCCGGGCGGCTTCAGCTACGGCGACTACCTCCGCTGCGGCGCGCTGGCCCGCTTCTCGCCGGTGATCGCCGACCTCGTCACGTTCGCGGAGAAGGGCGGCCCGGTGCTCGGCATCTGCAACGGGTTCCAGATCCTGTGCGAGGCCGGCCTGCTGCCCGGCGTCCTCATGCGGAACGCGTCGCTGAAGTACATCTGCAAGGACGTCACGATCCGCGTCGAGGGGCAGGAGACGCCGGTGACCCGCGGCCTCGCCGGCCAGTCGCTGACCATGCCCATCGCGCACGCCGAGGGGAACTACTTCGCCGACCCGGAGACGCTCGACCGGCTCGAGGGCGAGGGGCGCGTCGTGTTCCGCTACGTCGGCGGCGCGCCGAACGGCTCGGCCCGCGACATCGCCGGGATCTCCGGCGGCCCTGCGCGCAACGTGGTCGGCCTGATGCCGCACCCGGATCGCGCCAGCGAGTCGATCCTCGGCCTCGAGGAAGGCAAGCGCATGTTCGCGGCGCTGCTCGGCTGATCGGGCGCGCCGCCCGCTCCCGGGGGGCCGAGGACGGACGTTGCCACAGGTCGATCTCACCGGGCCCGCGGGCCGGCTGGAAGCGCTGCTGGAGGA from Anaeromyxobacter dehalogenans 2CP-C includes:
- the sthA gene encoding Si-specific NAD(P)(+) transhydrogenase, which translates into the protein MLSYDVVVIGSGPAGENGAIQAALLGKKVALVEKEAVPGGASANTGTIPSKALRETALAIQQARSRDAHGIEVRVSGTVTVPELMGRRGLVTAREHSRIRSALNHAGVEMFRGIASFVDPHTIRVAVPDGGQQDLHAEVVLLATGTRPFHPPQYSIDNARVYDSDSILMLDRIPRSLAILGGGVAGCEYASIFAALGVKVAIIDSKDRLLPWLDAELSLAMQDSFDVLGITRHQVTRAVKLERGERDVLVTLADESRLVAEKVLVAAGRIGNVEALGLANAGLKATDKGLLEVNSHYQTAVPHVYAAGDLVGFPGLASSSMEQGRVAMNHACGGNRKQKLPELLPVGIYTIPEISSVGESEEALKAKGRDYVIGRASLVENARANLVGEAVGFLKVLADPANGAILGVHCIGPHASDTVHLGQAVMALGGDLRYFAETVFNYPTLQEAYKYAAFDALERIRDRGGNVTPIDRAAAK
- a CDS encoding glutathione S-transferase family protein — translated: MATEPAEPAYELVYWPGLQGRGEFVRLAFEDAGVRYADLARLPDSEGGGAAAVMRLLEEPGPWLTPLGPPALRHGEVVVAQTAAILQWLAPRIGVVPPDEASRLRAHQLQLTIADLVAEVHAVHHPVATSLYYEDQQREAARAAEAFRRERIPLFLRYLDRALDSNPAGGGHWLVGDRCSYPDLSTFQVIDGLRYAFPRAMRRIERRFPRLVALHDAVAARPGIAAYLASDRRIPFNESGIFRHYPELDEPAPKRSRPSTPGRRTVALRSGRAGKRKAGGGRAGKKRATSRRRGRSA
- a CDS encoding ParA family protein, which gives rise to MENVRYTSKRLAQIVGATEKQVVSALGRKDGFGMADLPVLREKLKRTPEPFPHRIQLFLNFKGGTGKTSLSTSYAYRLAERGYRVLMIDLDSQGHATKCLGQEGSSFTRTLHEVLIRKVPIEEVTVPTGMPNLSLVPANLAMSTIDLALMPLAGREFRLRNALQGAVARYDFIVLDAPPSFGLLNLNALMAATDLVIPVLADFLSYDGLRLLFETIQGLEQDLSHQLENIFIVVNAFNQTFKIAREALGALREHYADYLLDTVVRQCTKFAQASSEGCPIFGFDADSKGATDLEAVQQEILGRVRAAAAAAGVAGA
- a CDS encoding HEAT repeat domain-containing protein; this encodes MAAAIDPEGLLRSALEKIVFFECRVSQLESELAAARTTAERARADAARAHRREVELEQAAAAERGARADAQAQADDLVERVRLLEGERERLLSGLVERARIGGATGADGAPGPEEGGADLAGFIAELRAEIEALRAWKAAAEAGGVRVDAGGAVHVPKAREAAEGVSQLAGRFEAEGRVGLSGRDTDRMKELLATRADRVLYERSMDDLRAPDARTRQRAVRTLEALGSKAAAPLLAAALGREEDGEVKAALLGALARFKEPFAAPLAERALEDARPAVRVAALEALNAVASGDAEPRLADALSDPSPIVRRRAALLLGYAPGERAEAALSVALGDPDRGVARAAAAALSGRPTARAQGALARALEHPDESVRRAAASALSRVAGERISSDGSAPARRAASRRIAERLAAMDGAALRDAVMAGADALAPARPAQAPARPSTSSRRAAVQGSPRTAVAVAVREAAPADPGLDAGIVGEVRIALRGCTAADLSAVLGAPQPRVDAALAALAARGALVQRGARWFMA
- a CDS encoding MFS transporter is translated as MTEAAPSPRPQPAGYRWLVLLACSVAMFGNYYVFDALYPVTPLLEKAFGFTGEQVGLLDTAYNVAALLTLLAGGVLIDRLGTARSSVLFGAIGAAGTLLIAFGPALTPGTPALGMAAGRFVLGVGSELFIVAATTVVGRWFKGKEISFALAVQLLIARFGSLAADQSPNFARGLFERGWQAPLLLAGVLGVAWFVFAVIYAGLEANAARRYGVKGTVATDKLVLGDLVRFDRAYWWVVGLCVAFYATIFPFRTFANLFFIDYRGLSNEAAGSLKSVLPLLSMIGMPLFGLLADKFGKRALMMAAGSALLVPPFLLMLWWHTGVVLPEVRLPLLGTVLAAGTPLELVLAMAMMGLAFALVPAVLWPAVTYLVPAGRLGSAYALMTFCQQVGWAAMSWGMGKVKDAGHASAAAPGGWVPVVLMLAVLSSAGFVFSFLLWRSERGAGAHGLEDVTPGERA
- a CDS encoding hemolysin family protein; this translates as MEGPSAAGILWLVAGIAALLALRAVAAALEAALVAVGVPRAQALAQPPDAGARARALGALAGSPEATAFTLRAAATLGTLLAGVLAGAGGPALVPGLPPWPARLATALVAGLLSLPLSAAARGLGAAHGEGVALALALPFRGLSELLRPLARLVAWVAGRRARFSLPPPPLDEMERALAEYAGRAGAGSEGTRELIHNVFEFREKVARDVMVPRTDVVAVEIGTPVPEIIRTLSEEGHSRMPVYRESLDQIAGVLHARDLVPLLAHPELIVLADILRPAHFVPWSKPVEQLLREMQRRHLHMAFVVDEFGGVMGICTIEDVLEQIVGDIQDEFEEDDEGREVEQHADGSFTVQGAAPVAEFNRAAQAAVPEDEGFETMAGFVSSLAGAIPARGDRFFWKGWVFTVAEADPRRVVKVRAARVKRGG
- the purS gene encoding phosphoribosylformylglycinamidine synthase subunit PurS yields the protein MAKKARVYVTLKRGVLDPQGSAVNRALHAMGYGEVSDVRLGKFIEVALDEQLPEAEARRRLEEMCRKLLANTVIEDFRIEL
- the purQ gene encoding phosphoribosylformylglycinamidine synthase subunit PurQ gives rise to the protein MRVGILTFPGSNCDHDCYHVVKHVMGAEAQYVWHKDRLPEQLDAVVVPGGFSYGDYLRCGALARFSPVIADLVTFAEKGGPVLGICNGFQILCEAGLLPGVLMRNASLKYICKDVTIRVEGQETPVTRGLAGQSLTMPIAHAEGNYFADPETLDRLEGEGRVVFRYVGGAPNGSARDIAGISGGPARNVVGLMPHPDRASESILGLEEGKRMFAALLG